tatttggtggagTCATTTAGAATGGCTCCACCACTTTATTgcaagttaattttttttaaaatgtgttttgtaatataaaaatttaaaatgttggttgtgtgtttttaaattttaaatataatttaaaaaattttgaataaaaatattataaaacatttaaaatatacatttaaaatattataaaacaaataataaacaattaaaaaccaatttaaaaaaacgtttgaataaataaatattataaaacatttaaaatatacatttaaaatattataatacaaataataaacaaataaaaaaatgtgttggatggaaaatttgtttaaagctccccctattttttttaaaaatcgtaGTATTTCCTTAGTATTTATATAGGTGGCATCATTCTATATGGCTCcacaaaaaaaaagtgattttttatcctgattgctgacgtggcatgttgGTGGTGCCAAACACTTTGGCTCCACTAACTTTTACAGTAGATTTTAGGTTATTTAcgtattttatcaaaaaaataagtcatttacataattaattaattttttaggttaattttataaaaaaaaacccaaatatcATGGCCTTGATCTGCAATCTCCCTCCAATGCTCAAGCTAGAAGTGATAAGACATGAGAACATTAGAGCTTGAAACTGTTACTATTTTAGTAGCAAAAAGTAAAGCCTTTGGAGTTGATGTCATCAGCACAACCATTTTTTGGGTTTAtagatttgttaattttgatattcttttgagttttaattaggTATTTGAGGCAAACAATAtactaaaaaaactaaattaaaagaaattggaaaaaatttaaattttaggtttttacaCGTTTGGTTGTtggaaaaatgagagaaaatgtaattataaattataaaatttaaaaagaaaatataaaatattttaaagatattatgaatatattttataatttttaaaattgaaaatgaacttgttgatttttaaatttaggattaAAAAATACATGCGTTGTTACCCTTAAAACGCTTTGATTAAGAGTGTCactacacacatacatacatatattttacgCTACATATTTACCCTTAATGAGTTAATTACCTTGatcatttttatttgcttattacTATGATCTTATTtactatattaaattattacttaTGCTATTCGTGTATcacttatatattttagtacAAATGCCATGGTTACTAATTGTATCATAAACTTAAGTGTTCCttctacattttttattttgattctgcTATTTGAAGTTGCAATAATATACTGTGAAGAAAAACATGATTTGGTGAGATGGTATTTTCCTTAGCAACATCTTATTTGATGTTGATGGTACTAAAGTATTACTCTATTTCTCTCAACAAATTGTCCATCTTTCTTGAGACTTTGCCCCCTTGAATTTCTCCGGTTTGGAGACATCAGTCTTATGGTTGGGTGTCCCAGACAACAcctcactacaccaaaacaggctttacAAAAAATGACGCTAATGAcagcgtcgctaactttagcggcgtttttagaaataaacgccgctaaagaccatgacttttagcggcgcttttcccaaaaatgccgctaaaggccatgacctttagcggcgcttctccaacaaacgccgctaaagaccatggcctttagcgacgcttttacgagaaacgccgctatagatcaggatatttagcggcgcttttcccacaaacgctgCTATAGCTAAagacctttagcagcgcttttaccacaaacgccgctatagaacaaacctttagcgacgcttcttgcaaaaacgccactaaaaacataacatttaaaaaaattattttaatcaaataaattttttataataaatattatattatgttttatttgttaaatttaaactttaaatatacttttaaggataaataaaaaatattatttaaattaatatacttttaatcaaatcaattcgaTAGTGAATCGATATTTTTCACCACGTTTATCCTTTTCTGAAGCATTAAATTTCAAGATAGCATCACTCAATCTCGGgcatattaaatgttaaattggttTGCTACCATCAAATCTTATCTATAAGATAAAAGCAGCATAATGCTTCTAGAAAATAAACCAAGTGAGAAACTATGGAAGTAATACTGCAGAAATCAATAACAAGGGTTTTAACAAACATGTCCATATATCCAGCTCGCAATTGAATAACATATATCATACATCCAATATTTTAAAGCAGTAAGCAAATCAATGACGAAACAAGGATAGCAGTAAAATATGTAATGCCCACCGGTGACCAAAAGGAGCCCAGAAGTAAGTTgcttcaagaaaacaactctcTTCCCCATAAACCTTCCAGCCAACAAAATCAACACAGTCCCTGGTGTAATGCTTGctgtaaacaaataaaaaacaagtaaaaacccaaaaataaggAACATTTCTtcagaaatatataaaaaattttaagtgcCTCAATAAGGTATGTTTGATGggaaaatttataaacaaattccTGCTCTAACTTTGCTACGGTAATCTCGAGAACAACTATGCTATCTAAAAGCTCCTGGGCCTGAAATCCAAGTTTcagaaattgagaaaagaacataaaaaaagaacagaaatcCCACGGAAGGAGACTGACCTTATCCGGAAGCTTGCCTGGAGAACTAGAAGAAGGTGAACCACAATGTTCAACAGCACTTGCTAGAGCTAAGTGCAAATCGGTCTCTTCCTACAACTGCTGCTGCAACTTTTTAACCTGTATCACCCAAGTGGTAGCATGTTGCATGAGAATGAGATATAAATCCTGCACAAAGCTGGCTGTTACcggtaagaaaaaaaaagaaaatcaaaacatgTATATCATGATAACGGCATGTCATTCATTAGCAAAACCGTTAATTCTGAACGAGTAAACAATTGTTTCATGTTTTCATATGTCTCCCCTTAAAAGTCTATTGTTATGCCGATGCTTCTTTGCTTCCTAGTAGAATACATCAAATCAACCCTCGATAAGCTTAAGATTTATAAAGACGAGGAGTGAGAGTGTGTAGATTCGTAGACTAAAAACGAGTTCAAAAACCCTTACTTCTTGCAATCTCCATCGTTTTGGGGGGACAAAAACATAAGAAAGGGAAAATTTTCTAGAGAAACTGATTTTCGAACAAATACGccaaaacaaataatgaaatagaattagaatccTCTTACTTCTTGCTCAAGCTGGTATTTATAATTTCACATCTGTTGATTTGTCTCTTGTCCACTCCTTTCATGGGACTTACCATCCTGGTATAACAACATGATTTTAGAATCTAAAACTCTTTTCAACAAACCTAAacaaatatatcataaattcataataaaaaccCTTGCTCTCTTAGTAAAATGACTTGCTCCAAACCTTACCGCTCTTCAATTGTAAATACCCATTAATAGAACTTCTTCCCCTACAAAACCATCAACCATACTGCATTCACCAttacaaaactagaaaaaaaaaagcagaaaatgaaaaaggacaaaaaaaagaCCCACCAACTGATTGGTAGAATAAAACCCCCATTATAACCATCTCAAAAATGAAAAgctattaaactaaaatatgagCATGAATTTGATAGTAAAAACAATTGCACATAAAAGAATCATGTAAAACAAACCTTATTGGTGAGAATTCCTTTGATAATCCTGCAAAACACTTCCATTGCATATTTGTTCAACACAAACTCAAATGTTGAATATCCTACCATGGTACGATACATATTTGCACAAACAGAAGCATAACACATTCATATCAAAACACCAATTTCAATAGGCTATGCCTAATTTCcaatttttcatatttggaaTGCAAAGGCATATATAATTTCAACTTAGATATAGGTATAATAGGGAGTAAATCTATCTAATTCACTAACAGTATAagctattaaaaaataaagcaagTAATACATAATTCCACAAATTTTCAAGTAAACTCAACAgaataaattgaaacaaatgtatatatattataatctcGCATTTCCACATAAGGATTCCCTTGAAGGGGTCTTAGTGTATATCATTGAACCACACATTGTAAATGAACTACTTGGTTTCCTCACCTAATCAAACACAAggttagtaaataaattaaaattaacgaTTTATAGTTCATATATTTACGGAAATAGGGCTAAATCTTTAATTTCTATAACGATTTATATgcaacaaattaacaaaatcaatggttcaagttcatgtatttactaatgaaattttcaatttttataaaataagagGATGGAAGtctaacaaattaaagtttccAATGAAATTCAGACTTACACCATTAAGTAAATAAGAGTTTTAAACTATCGGAGATCAAAACAAATTAGCAAAAACCAACTGTTCAAGTGCATGTATGCACCAAAAACAGGatcaaatttccaatttttgcaaattaagaggatcaaattctaacaaattaaagtttccaatgaaattcaaaattacacCATTAAGTAAATAAGAGTTTTAAATTACCTGAGATCAAAAACCCATTTTGGGTATAAACTTTTGTAACTATTTATTAAATCTGCAACGTCGTTTTGATGCTTTGGTTCAATATTAGCTGAAGCTTCTCTAAGTTCCTgcaattttaaaacaacaaaatttaaaagaataaaaaaaaacaaaagctttTTTCCAGATGGGGATTCAATGAGGCAAATACCTGTTCGTCAACGACGTTGATCTCACTGAGTTTACGAGCAAATTTCTTCTCAGAACTGCCCATTTCTTTTGCTTCATGAAAACTTTATCTGGAATGAATCTGGCAGCCTTGAAATATACTAATGAATGGCTTCTACATAAGAGAAGAATGATCTACTTGCACAACAGAATGCGTGAAAATTAAGTTAGATTTAATAGATCTAAGaacaaaaatagaataaaacacAAAGGAGTGCATACATGTATGCAAGCATCAAAAGGAATTAATCCACAATGAATAAAACAAAGTTTCTGGACTTGTAAAATAACACCTTACCTTCAATTGACCGATGATACATAGAAGTTTGTGTGACTAGGCCAAGCATTTTTGGGGAAATCCATTTCCAAAATACAACCTAGACAAGAACCCAGGATGGTTTGATAAACTCATGCAATCAAGTTTACCATCAAGGAAAACAATAAAGGTCGAGAGCCCAAAAGCTAATGGCCGAATGTAATAGAACCATTAcaaagaaaatttgagaaaacaaatgAATTTGACATGTTCAGGCATCTGATGTGACTTCATTTTTGCTTTCATCTCTATGTTAAATATTTGCAAGTGATCTTGAGTTGTTCCCGGCAGTTGAGCTATAAAAAGCAATGTCAAAGATTATAAGTATGCTGCATagataaatacaaaatcaaaggaAACATAATACTAGAGATATTGAATTCCTTCTCCATTAAATTGAAGCAAGTTACAGGAATATATGTACTTCACGACCTCTACTTCaagcatatatttcattttttcgcGGACCCAAATTGAAGCAAAATTTTCTATACATATAGACCCAGAAATTTTTGTATCTGTGTCGTAATCTTGTTTAAGGTATTTTTATATTACTATGAATTTTGTAATTGAGtcatattcatgttattgttcAATGTCGTGTCATATTTTATGTTGTGATTAAGTTATTTTTTCATCTAATATTGCCAACTCTCTATATGAAGAAACTAAAAACCACTCAACACTGCTGACAATTGTACCAGGCAAAGTAAACAAGCAGAAACTAACTTGATTGAGCTTTCCATGATCGGGTTCATCTTCTGAACTGTTATCATATTGACCATAGTTTATCCAAGGTCGACGCCTCATAGACATTGACCTTGTAATCTTTGAACTTTCATCATTGGCCAACCCAGTTCCCTTTTCAACTAGAATGGCTCTAGTAGAGGCTGAACAGCAGATCAAATTATCACGCTCATGTCTTTTAGTATCCTGTGCCTCACTCTTTAAGGTAAATAATGCACGAGGCTCGAAACCTGGTGGAACTGATGAAATATCATCATTCTTTTCTTCAAGACAAACTCTCACAAGTTCCATCCCTATCCGTATTACTACACAAGACAATGGATGACAATtcaaaaaactaaattttgtaCGAGGAATAGATAACAAATTAATACAAAAGAGACCCACCTTAAAAGCCAGAGCCTAATCTAACAACATAAGAAAACCAGTTTatcaaaattgtcaaaattgaacaaatatcAAACAGCTTTTTCAATCTTTCTTTCCTCTAAGAACTACAATCTCCAAGTAAGGAAATAGAGAACTAGCTACTCATGGCTCCCGTGCTTGAAACTTGAAACTTGATGTTGTTGTATTGTAGAGCCTCTACATTAAACCCAATCGCTGCAAAAAGAAtagttcaaaaaaaatggtgcaTCGAAGCTGTCAgtcatttagaaaaaaaaatgaaaacccaaaacaaGAATGATAAAGAAGAATTGAGAGAGTAGCCAGCAAAGGCAAATAATGATAAACAGAACCACATTAgccaaaaagaaacaaaaccgTAAACTTCTGAAATTTCGCTCCCTGTTACAGCCTTCGGTTATGGACG
The nucleotide sequence above comes from Gossypium raimondii isolate GPD5lz chromosome 13, ASM2569854v1, whole genome shotgun sequence. Encoded proteins:
- the LOC105783708 gene encoding origin of replication complex subunit 2-like, whose protein sequence is MGSSEKKFARKLSEINVVDEQELREASANIEPKHQNDVADLINSYKSLYPKWVFDLRGRSSINGYLQLKSGKDGKSHERSGQETNQQM